DNA sequence from the Paramormyrops kingsleyae isolate MSU_618 chromosome 14, PKINGS_0.4, whole genome shotgun sequence genome:
TGATGAACAATCCAATTGTTTTCAACAGCTCTTTGGTATGAGCGAAGGGAACCCAGTTGTCTCGGAGaaccattttttttaatcattgtgCCCAAATTTCATGTGAACAGTGAGAACCAGCCAGTAACAACTGGTAGGTTCCTACAAGGCAGAATGAGCAGGATTTCTGCCAATAAAAAGTTCTAATATTAAGTTTTGCATGTATTGCATTCAAGTCAAGGTGACTTTGCTCACATCACACATTTCTTACAGATGAAAAATTGTAAGTAGTAAATTCACTGACAAAGCAGAGGGATATGTGGAAGAATACATGTAGAATATTTACAAGGCAGATTGCTGACATTAGGGGCCTGTATCACCAAGTTGGAactcttgcttagccagataactggTTGGATTTAAGgcagtctgggctaaatgtacatgaacgaagataaagtgcatttaaactggggtaccttaaatcctacaagtcatccagctaagcaagaaactCTGCTTTGTGATAAAGGCTCTAGGTCTGGCAATATGAGTAATGTAGTGgtgaaattaaattatattggTGGGAAGTCTGAATCTGATCCAAGTCTTACTCTATTATTATTCTAGCGATTATTTTGCAGATAAACCTAGTAATCAGTTACTCGCACCcctaaaaaaacaaagaaaacagaaCAATGAGCCATTCTTTTGAATGGCTCGTGGAAAGGAAGCGAGCCATAAGATCTGAGTCACTATTCCGATCTCTTGCTCAGACCACCATGGGATGTCGCTTTTCTATACTTCTGTTCCAGAAGCACACCTGCAATTTGAGCTTTGCTCCagcacagtgtttctcaatccggtcctcggagacccacagtcagtccacgttttcgctccttcccagcatcctaacaaaaatgtggactgtctggcagggagctgggaaggagcaaaaacatggactgactgtgggtccctgaggactgcattgggaaacactgctctaaaatAAACTAAGCAACCTAACTACAACAGACAGAAAGTTGTGTTTGAAGGTAGTGCAGCTGGAGGCTGTGTGTCGTATCTGCAGTGTGACACTGTAGTCCTGTTTCCATGTTCCCCGCTCCATGAAGCTTTGGTCACGGTAGTGGGCAGGACACCAGCCGGGGCGTGGGGCGGCACCAGCGACGGTCTCGCAGAATGCTGGACTGGGCATTCGCTCAGGAATCCTTCTTCTGCGACTCCCCAGGTGGGAATCCCTGCTTCTTGGGCTCATTGGTGGGACATTCCCATAATGGATTTAGCTTTCCATTTGCCTATTAGGCCTACACTGTTTTTCAGTCTTGTGACTGGATAAATCATGCATTCCTCTTTGAACAAGTTCTGAAGTCTCAGTAAAACCTGCTGACAACCATacgttgtgtttttttctgcccCCCGATGCGGAAAACGTCACTCTCTCCCCCACGTGTCTGGCTCGTCGCAGGAGAGCGTTACGCCCAGCTGGTTTTTCGCTCCGGAAACTCAGCCAGCCTCTGGAGCCTGAAGGCCATCCGCTCCATGTGCGAGATGGAGCAGGCTAGGGTGAGTGACTCACTGCTCCATCTGCTGCCCATCACCCAGTCCCAGAGGCATTGCTCCCGCTCATTCACCTCTCTATGAGCCACACCACACTTAAATGGAGATCCCCGGATATCTCCTCCTCACCGGTATTACGTTCCGTGGGGGAATCCTCACTCCTGGATCGCATCGACACTCTCCACAGTGAACAATTTCCTCAGATTCCTTGCGGCACctctatttattttttgttttaagaaACTGTAATGATTTATTTATGGAGCTGGAAGACAGTCGCTACTGGCAGGGAGATATTTGTCAGACATTCCGAGGTGTAACAATACATTTTGTACCTTCTAGACCTTTCACATGTTTTATCTGCTTTGTCGCTGGCAAGGAAATATAGGGATATTTCCGGCACCGTCTGGCAGACTCTAAATTAAAAAGGAATCTGCATAATGAGATGGAGATGGCAATGTCAGAAGCCCCCCTTAGCAGATAAAACCATATGCAGACGGCCTTGTTAATATCAATGTCGAATATCTTCATATGTTCCCGCACCATAGACAGGAAGGTTTTCTGTTCAACTCATTCTTCCCGGAGGGGTGCTTTTATTCCGCTTTTCCTGCTATCCAGAATCCTGACATAGCCCAGACTCCCTGCATGTCTCCGGCAGCTGAGGAAATGCAATGAGAGCGCAAAAGAAAACGCTGGGGATGCAAACGTTCTCCACATTTGTTCCCCTCAAAAGCTGTTTTGTGTATGTTGAGTATGTTTTATTTTGAGTATGTTAATCTAAGTGAGTATTATTTGTGTCTTTTGTATCTAGCTTGGCCGTGGTTCCACTGGAATACTTGATTGGTTGTTGGTCCTGTTGAGGTACTTCAGTGTTTTAGGAATTAACtagacttgtagtcaagaccgcctaaaccaagacccaagacactaccaagaccagagggtatcgagaccaagacaagaccaagactaagaccaagacagaccgagtcaagaccaagacaaagtcgagacaagaccgagaccgaaaaaaaagactcccttaacttttgtgtgctgttgaggactgacatgacgggtactgactggtcccaaagtcatctgacgaaacagctaacacctccaacaactgtctaaagaATGAGAAATATGTAACTGGtttcaattatacttaatttgtagaagaaattgtaacatcaaattgaagatacacaattataaaatttgaaattgcatcatgtcccattgtagcagtactagccaaatgacactgtatgatatcaacttccctgaaatggattaggcctgttaagtcaacacaacgtgatatgcagatgttatttaaacgttaatggtcacatttatttagtcaacaccattttaagtaaaatactgtaatcaaacaatataaagacaAGTGCACACGtcacatgaatcaaatgcaaactacaaatactatataccaatacaaactgcacatcaaattgtgcattaataaaaataaggacaagtgcttaaaagattctgacatcttgatgtctgcagtggcatgtgattACAACACACTGCCAATGATATCAAGCCTGTTGTTCAGTCGGGCAAGAACAATAGAACACAGACATTATGGACAAATAACAGATTGATAAACTAATACATTTAGatgaaatacttaaaaacagaGCATCACTGTTAATAGGCGTATTttcagagaggagggagagagagaaaatagttcacattttaaaatagtggTTGATTGCACTTCAGGAAAACTAAAGATTGCAACAACTTATAGCCTGCGATGCTGGATCTAACGTTTAACTAGCGCTACACTTATTTTGCGCATATAACAcgtattttgattggatgagtGCCAATGTCTGAATCgcaacaaaatgcatgtatatcattgattggttgcatttgaagggcACGAAAgacgaaataataataatgttgcattatcgAACGTTACAttgtgtgtcatggatactTTTCGCTCCAAATCTCCCGACCACTATGTCGATCGGAGACAGCAAGGCCAAGAGATTCGAGACTAAGACCAAAGACCGTCGagactgtgacaagaccaagaccacgTACAAGtggtctcaagaccggtctcAAGACATCCAACTCTAGGATTAACAAATGGGTTTGAGTAAGTGGAAGGGAAGACGCTTTGATCTTTAAGTAAAAACAGCATTGTTACATGGAATTAGTTGCTGCGGAGATGGTGTTATCAACTTACCTGGCTTTAGGGATTACACTAGGTTGGAAATGTAGGTGGTCTTCCAAGGAAGCATCTTCCTTTCCACTTACTCAAATCCATTTGGTAATCCCTAAAACACTGAAGAACCTCAACAGGACCAACAACCAATCAGGTATTCCAGTGGAACCACAGCCAAGCTTGATACAAAAGACACAAAAAAATATTCACTTAGACTAACACACTCAAGATAAAACATACTCAACATACACAAAACAGCTTTTGAGGCTCCATAAACAACAAGGCAATGCAAAGAGGAAAGGCAAGAGAAAGTAGATGTCTGGATTGCTGAAGAACCTCTTTTGTAGAATTGATCTAAAGCCTGCCTTTTTTCTACGTTGATCTCCTACGTACACTTACAGCTAATTAATCACATGTATGAATtcaattgcatttttaaatttgtaCATCACCACCCATAAGAAAATTTAATCAAGAGTACACAGGCAAATTTTATTACTAATAAATGCCTGTTCCATCAATCTGACCAGGGTAACTGGTTGGAAGTTGGAATGTATTGCTACAGTATATTGTCTTTTATAAAGTATATGTTGTGATTTTGGTTCATAACAGATTATTTTTAGGACAGTAGTTCTAACAGTGGGTATACTGTTGCTTCATAACTCAAAGGTTGGGGGACTGAATGCCAGTCCTGTTCTCTGTGGCGACAGTAGGCTTTCATGTTTGTGCAGGTCTCTGTATCTGTAATAGTGTATGGTTGTGTGTCCCACAAACTGCCTGACATCCCATATACTGTGTCCACAAGCTTCTACCCTGTGCTTCCTAAGATTAACTACAAGCTCACTGCTAATCTGTACCGAATGAGTGGTTATcaaagatagatggatggatgctctGCTTGCCAAACGATGATTCATTCTTGCTCTGCATTTCAGATCCGGTCCCATGCTCATTTCCAAGATCTCTGTGAACAAGACAGACCGGACACAGGCGGAGCCTCAACTAATCGTATGTGTTGCCCAAGCTGGTCTTTGGGCAATTACCTGGCCGTGCTGAACAACGCTACCTCCTGCCTCAGCCTGACTGCTCTCCAGGTATCCAAAAGCCTGACTCTACTTCGACAGTGTGCCCCCTACTACCACGACAGGAGCCTGGCACCATCCTGCACCGAGAGGAGCAAGATGGGTCACTGTGCATCAGTGCCATCTCAGTGCAAGCACTCCAGCGCAGTCTACCAGATCTTGCATTACCTGGTTGACAAGGACTTCCTTGGACCTCAGACCACAGGTTATCAAGTCCCCTCACTGAAATACAGCCTTCTGTTTCTGCCTGTAGAGAAAGGAGATCCAATGCTGAAGATATACTTGGACAATTTGGAGGGCCGTGATCTTACATACAGCAACACCACAATCACAGGCATGGATCTGGGCATCAAAGAACAGCTTTTCAAATACTATTTGGCTCGCGACTCAGTCTATCCCGTGCTGGCTGTAGTGATGCTTTTATTGACGATGGCTCTCTATCTGCGGTCATTCTTCCTCTCGGCGATGTCCTTGGCGGCGATCATGGTGTCGCTCTTTACTTCCTATTTTTTCTATAAAGTCGCTTTCCGGCTCACGTTCTTCCCTTTTCTTAACATTGCTGCGGTTCTGGTCTTGCTGGGGAGTTATTCCAATCAGGCATTTACGTTCATAGACCTCTGGCGTCTCCAGCTATCCCAGAAGCCTCCTGCGTCGCTAGAAAAAAGGGTCACACGGGTTCTTCAAGAGGGGGGATACTTGATATTGGCATCGGGGCTGACGGCCAGTGCCACATTCTACTCAGGATACATGAGCAGCATCACTACCATCAGGTGTTTTGCAGTCTATCTTGGCACTGCCTCTCTAATCAGCACTCTTTTCTCTCTGGTATGGTTGCCCTGTTCCCTTATCCTGCGTGAGCGTTACTCTGCAACAGTTGCGCTGCCCGGGAAGCCCTGCTGTTCTTTGGGCCCCAGAGGATTCTGGGACACAAGCTCGAGGAAGCGATGCTTATTCACAATGGTTCGGAAACTAAGGGGACTGAAACGGGGACTGTCTGACACCTCGGATTTGCTCTTCTTAAAAATCCTGCCGTGTGGCGTGGTTAAATTTCGATATATCTGGGTTTGTTGGTTTGCTGTATTAGCAGCGGGTGGAACTTACATAACATTTGTGGACCCAGGAATGAAACTCCCTTTTTCAGACAGTAAGGTGGCTCAGCTCTTTCGTTCCAGCCATCCTTTTGAAAGGTACGATTTGGAATACCGTCACCAATTCATGTTTGAGCGGCTAAAGAGTGGGGAGGACAAACCTATGACAATCACTCTCGTTTGGGGCATCCATCCAGTAGACAATGGAGATCACCTGAACCCCAGAAGCAATGGTACCTTAACAACGGACCCAGGCTTTAACATGAGCAGCCCAGAAGCTCAAGTGTGGCTGCGAGGCCTGTGTGGAAGAATCGGAAACCAGAGTTTCTATTTGCCTTCCTCATCCCCTGAGGGGGAATTCAAATGGGACAATATCTGTTTTGTTGAACAGCTACTACACTGGGTGTCTATTAGACGCTGTTCTGAGAATGAGGATGCTTTTAACTTCTGCTGCAACAATATCCCATTCCCTTACCTCCCCACTGTTTTTGAGCAGTGTCTGGCCATGATGGCTGCTGAGAGACACGCAGAAGGGTACTTGCCTGACACAGCGGGACCTCGTTTTGACCCAGATGGCCGTCCAGTAGCTTTAGTTATAGAGTTTAAGACGACCCAACTCTACAGTTTCAATTTCAGTCAAACTGCACATTTTTACAAGGAGATTGAGACATGGTTCACTAAAGAAATATCTAGTGCGCCAACTGGACTTCGGAATGGTTGGTTTGTAAGCCAACTGTCTCTCTACGATCTCCAGCAATGTTTAAGCTCGGAAACACTGGTAGTGACAAGCTTCTCAGTAGCCCTTACCTTCGCCATGCTTCTCTTGACCACCTGGAATATTCCGCTGAGTATTTATGGAACCGCCACCGTTGGAGGAAGTGTTTTTGTCACGGCTGGCCTCCTGGTCCTACTAGAGTGGCAACTAAGTGGCTTGGAGGCCCTTCTTATATCAGCTGCTGCTGGGCTTTCTGTTGATTTTGCTGCTAACTATTGCATTTCCTATAGCTTGGCACCACACTCGGATCGGCTTGGAAGGGTAGCGCACTCCTTAAAGAGAATGGGCTGTCCGGTTGCCACAGGAGCCGGTGCCTACTTCTGCATGGGTGTCATAATGCTGCCTGCAACGGCACTGCTGTTTCGCAAGCTGGGCATCTTCCTACTCTTAGTGAAGTGTGTGGCTTGTGGATTTGCCACTTTCTTCTTCCAGTCACTCTGTTGCTTTTTCGGACCACAAAAGAACTGTGGGCAAATATTTTTGCCATGTACAGGAACGAATATGCAGTACAAGGAAAAGGGTACTGAAAACATGCTGTCTCCTGGCTCTGCCTTAGAGCCGGCCTCCTCAAATGCAGCAGCTAATGGGTCTTTTGGCTGTGGGGGGCATTCCAGAATGCAAAGGGAATTCGAAAAAGGAAGTGACGGTGGACATCTCTGTCCGGGGCAGCATCGACAGCGACAGAGACACAGAAGCGAAGGGAGGAAGCCAGAACAGTATGAGCTTCAGCCTCTGGCCTGTCAGATGAGCGACAGCTTTGAGAACAGCACATGCACCAGCAAACTGTCCAACAGACCCTCTGTCCTCTCGGATGACATTCAGTTCCGTAGCCTGAGCCCAAGGGGAGATATAGAAGCGCTGAGCATTGAGGGAGACAGCGAGGACTTATCTTGTCAGCACTTTGAAGTCTGTAACCCACCTCCTGCCCTACAGACCTCCTCTCCATACAAGGAGAACACCCTCCGACCAGTGGTAGCATCACCAACTAATTTGACCCAGGAACGACTCTTATGCAGGCAGTGCCGGAGTCAGTCTGGCAGCCGTAAACACTGGAATGTCTCAACATCCTCCTCCTCAAGCATGGAGGATATCGTCAGCAGTCAGCCTCCAGACCACCAACAATCAATACCCACAGAGAGGACCACCCGAAGTCCTTTCAAGGACCACCCCCATCGACGGCTCCTCTCATCCCAGAGTTCTTTTGATGGACTGGAGGACTCCAACGAGACTTGCCTGAGTGATATTGAACCAGGGCCCTCAGTCCCACAGACTTTAGAAGAAACTGTAAGAGAGCTGAAACCAGGTCACTTAAATGGCAAGAGGGACACTTTGCGTCTGTCGCTGAAGGAGACTGTTTACGAGACTTCTTCCTTGGGGAGAGGTAGAACAAGCCAGGGAGACTTACCAGTCATCTTACCCAATAGCAAACCAGATTTACCAGATGTATGGATAAAAAGGGAAGGGAGAAGTGGGGAAGGTAGTTGCTGAAGTCTTGCCACGATGTGTTAATGCACACTAATTGCCAGTCAAATCACTCAAAATAATTCATTGTAATAGATCCTGATCCAAAATGAGGACCCATTAGTCAATCTAAAATTTTAGCCTACTACTTTTATGGGAAGGATTAACTTTTGTTGGTCATTCAATTGAAATTTTCCAGCACGACACTTGTTCAGCGTCAAGTGATCTATTTCGTGTGAAAGTGTATCGGTTCAAGCTTGGTGACAATCTGCCAGACTATTGTATGAATGACTTCTTGATGTCAAATACATTGTTGTCTCCAGTGTATTATTGCCTAAAACATCTCAAGACCAGGGAAGAACAGGAAAGCCAAACATTGGATGTGAAGAGGActtgcttttccttttttttttataaaggtTGAACATGACAGCCGTTAATTATCAAAGTACTGGAAGGCAGTAGCCTGCATTTTTGATGGAAGACGTGGTTCAGTATCCACAATAAACATACCAAGAATTAGAGGAAGATCAAGAAACTTAAGTGCATTATTTATTACCAGGGGGCAAATCTTGATCCTAAATGGCAAGTTTATATAATGTCTTCACTTAAGTTCTTTGTACATAACAAAACTGCTATCAAGTGCTTGAAGCCTTTTAGAGATCCAAGGTACCAAGCCCCCATGTCTGAACTAGTTTGACTGCAGTGTTTTCAAGTCTGTAAATCAAAATGGTAAATCCACCAGTGACAAAATTTGTATGAGGATCAGATCAGAATCAGACAGAAGACTTGCCACCTGCTGAAACTAGTGCAATATAAAATCATGGCTACATTGGAAGGGTTCAATAAAAATGCACCTGTGTAAGCAGCTGTTTATCACGTGCAGGAAACACAGCAGTAATGTCGCACAACTACGGCCATAGAAAATTTGACAGGCATTTATACCGTAGTGAATTTGTTGTATAGCTACGTTCATTTTGTTAATGTACTATAAttatatgtaaatatgtgtgtatgtgtatgtgtgtgcaaatGTCAATTTGTATGCATGTGCCAAACCATTTTAGGTCACAACATTTTAAATACTTCAAGAATGAAAACAAATTGAATTTTCTCAAGCATTTAAGTACTGCAGCTGGCACGGTTTGGACATGTTCTGTAGCTTGTAAGCCTTCTAGAAGGTCCAACTTCATTTGGATAACAACTGGGTAGAAAAAGTCTGATTATTCTGTCCTGCGTCGTTGTACAGTACCATGTACTAGTCTATTCTGTATGATATACAGATTCATTTACTCGAGGAGATAGATGCAGTTTTATAACACAAAACATCCTCTGAAAGGTCAGTGTAACTAATGATTAACTACTGCCTGCATATGGATGTTTCAAAACCTAATGAATATCCAGCAAGTTCCAGCATCAGTCCCTCGCCGCCGTGCACGAACAGATGCCACAAAAGCCTTGTCTTAACCCTATTTTCAATGGGGTTTCCATGCACTGTATATTTAGTCTCTGACATGCTAAATAACACTTCCGAGTTCTGCTTATATCAGAGAAGCACATGAAAACGAGGAGACCAATGGATCTGCATGGATTCACTTAACATCCAACCGCTTCGTTTTTGCACTTGCATAATGGTGCAGCAATCCATGGACCCCGATGACAATACTATTTTTACTCCACCGAGAGAATCACCAAACATATTATTATCCCATCGCTCTACATTTCGGAGCACGATGCAGGCTGCTCATCCAGCTGCAGTGAGCTGCTCCGAATTTCCATGAAAACGGACGCCCATTTGGTTCAGGCTCATGGCACACTTACCGCTGTGTTAACGCCCTTTTAGCAGCACTGCAGGCTTCCTGACACTAATGACTGGTTGTTTCTGTTCAGTTGAAGCTACAACAGACCACGCTCGGCTTCAGGGTCAGAGAGAGAATCATTGCCCCAGAAATCCAGAACAATTACACTCAgtagccactttattaggtacacctattTAGTACCAAGTAGGAgtcactttattaggtacacctattTAGTAATAAATAggagccactttattaggtacacctattTAGTACGAATAggagccactttattaggtacacctattTAGTACCGAATAggagccactttattaggtacacctattTAGTACCGAATAggagccactttattaggtacacctattTAGTACCGAATAGGGGCCACTTTTTCTTCCTAAACCACTTCAGTGGTGGCTGTACTCAGTGAAGCCACACTGAACACCACTGTACTCTCTTTGTTTTGCATGTTACCTTTAATGAGCTCCCTCATTCACATGGTGTTTAAGCCTGCATTGCTTGTAGacactgtagtgtgtgaaaatcccaggaggatGCTGGAATCACCACACCCGACACCAATAATTACACTACATTCAGAAACACTTAGGGCACTCATTTCAGCCACTGTAACCTCCTGACCCAGTCAGCATGCTGCACGTATTCAGCTGAAGCAacatgattggctgtttggaggAGCAGTCTGTTAGCATCAGcaagcaggtgtacctaatcAACTAGCCACTGGGTGTATTAAACAGAGGCCTTTAATTGTAATTAGAACTTGAATTCACTGATACCTTTGGAGTGTTTCCACTGTTATGAGTTAACACTTATTTTTAGCACCtatataaaaagagaaaaagacaCATACTAGGTGCCTAAGCATTTTATGTATGATGTTTTTTAAGAGGGAGTTTTTCAACTGAGTTTGTTTTTGATATGGTAATGCTTTGACTGAACTGTCAAAataaattgcatttgttttccTGCAGCTTGATTTAAGggtaatttttttgttaaatattggAATTTTGCTTATTAGTCACCAATAGCAATTTAACAACTTGTtgcctaaaataaaatactaatCAGAATCCAACTTATTTATTCAAAACAGAAAGGCAGGGAAAATATACAGtctaaaaagaaagaaaagggaTTAGACTGCAGTGTCTTCCATATTCAAGCCCATATTGCTATTAATATATTTCTGGGTAATTCCAGAGATTTGGTTCTTAAACATAAAACCTCTACAGAGCCATTCTCACACCACGGCACATGCCAGGGGCAGTGTGGGTCCTGCTCAGTCCTGCTCCCAGTCTTCTCTGGCCCAGTCTGGCAGGCGTGTGGAGAATTCGAAATCGGGACCTTTATATCGTAGCGCGTGGAGATACATTATCAGATCCTCCTCAGTGGGATCTGCCCGCACAATCTTACACTCACTACACAAAGGATCTTTCACAGTCGACACAGACCCAACAGGGCTAGAGTCCCGGTCGGGTTCTGCAGGTCCAAGGGTGGCAGGCTCTTTGGCTGGAGCTGCTGTTTCATTTCCAGCAATGCATGCTGTGAGGAGTGTGCCCGTGGGCACTGCCGTTGTACTGCTGTCACCGTTCGACTCGCATGCAGGCAGGCCTATGTTTACTGACCCATCTTCAGCTTTCTTCTGATCATGGGAATCAAAATCAGGGGAGTTTGAGTCAGAACATCCCTTGCTTGTCTCTTTCACATTGCAGTTATTTAAAGCATCACTTTTCCCACAAGGGTCATTGTCAGGTGGCAAAGTAGCAGAAGATCCGTCCCTTATACCGCAGTCAGGGTCAAGCAATTGCTCAACACTCTTACCAGTGGGCAGCACTTCGTCCGGAAGGTCCAGGAGATGCAGGCTCTCCTTGGAGCGATGCTCGTCCACCAGGGCTCGGAGCAGCTCCTCATCAGTCTTGCCCACCAGCCCCCCCTTAGCCCGGTGGGGTCCCCAGGCATCAGAGCCGTAGATGGGGTCATTCACGATGGGGTAACCCAAGAACTGCAGGTGGACGCGGATCTGGTGTGTGCGGCCCGTGAGAGGCTGGCAGCGCACCACGCTGGACCGGCCGTTCCAGCTGAGTCTCTGGAACACTGTCCGACACGGCTTCCCCTTGGGGTCAACCCGGCACACGCCCACCTTGAAGGAGACCACCAGGATGGGCTCCTCACACACCAGCTCGCCCTCTGGGAACTCGCCAGTCACACGGCACACATACTCCTTCTCCATCTGTAGGATGTATAAAGGTGCAGATTTTAAACACCTCAGTTACAGGTGAACAATGCTACGAGTGAAGATCTTCACAGGACTGCGAGCTCCGGCAAATGGCGTCTCTTAAATAAATCTGATTTTCTTAAAGGCCCAAGGTTACTGCCACAGTTAAACCAACACTGCTGAACTATTGACTGCTGTGCAACTGAAAGCATCCTCACAAACTGCTTTGCAATCTGGTCAAGTAGCTCAGACAACACCTAAATATAATGCACCAGCAAAGAAAAATTATTCGATTTGCAAATCAGGTCAAATGCCACTGCCAGAGAGTCCTAGGAAGGTCACAGGACCTGCAGAACCAATAACGTTCAGGTCTACATAACAGTACACCACCTACTACCTGAGATCCATAGTGAAGGTGTGTAGAGTTTAGAAGGGTCTCGCCATGGTCAAGCAGCCTGTTTCAGGGAGTTACAGTTCCCGGCCAAGAGCAAAAATATAcagttaagaacataagaaatttacaaatgacaggaggccattcagcccatgaagctcgtttggggataactcaactaata
Encoded proteins:
- the disp2 gene encoding protein dispatched homolog 2 isoform X1 — protein: MEASLEENAHVMMMDSPTAEQPAREASQSYSEIPEVSLCPPDSPAMEPRVTLLQTEGLRSSSCSLVRMSSSSQLYHQVSPDCSHLSPHPKRCRCCGHRQKDPGSPCPSLHSMTGSPHPDCSSDTTRTARGCSPSHVPSCHDTVHCHWLQGSHEGGAHHPLQHHVVTVSHEGICRIPRSYSQLIVEFPVAVLISCTIALLGCSLAGILIGPLPDFSDPLLGLEPRGTDIGNRLAAWAKLQENTGPGKPLSLLPQNLAGKSAGGFGHGSGQDTSRGVGRHQRRSRRMLDWAFAQESFFCDSPGERYAQLVFRSGNSASLWSLKAIRSMCEMEQARIRSHAHFQDLCEQDRPDTGGASTNRMCCPSWSLGNYLAVLNNATSCLSLTALQVSKSLTLLRQCAPYYHDRSLAPSCTERSKMGHCASVPSQCKHSSAVYQILHYLVDKDFLGPQTTGYQVPSLKYSLLFLPVEKGDPMLKIYLDNLEGRDLTYSNTTITGMDLGIKEQLFKYYLARDSVYPVLAVVMLLLTMALYLRSFFLSAMSLAAIMVSLFTSYFFYKVAFRLTFFPFLNIAAVLVLLGSYSNQAFTFIDLWRLQLSQKPPASLEKRVTRVLQEGGYLILASGLTASATFYSGYMSSITTIRCFAVYLGTASLISTLFSLVWLPCSLILRERYSATVALPGKPCCSLGPRGFWDTSSRKRCLFTMVRKLRGLKRGLSDTSDLLFLKILPCGVVKFRYIWVCWFAVLAAGGTYITFVDPGMKLPFSDSKVAQLFRSSHPFERYDLEYRHQFMFERLKSGEDKPMTITLVWGIHPVDNGDHLNPRSNGTLTTDPGFNMSSPEAQVWLRGLCGRIGNQSFYLPSSSPEGEFKWDNICFVEQLLHWVSIRRCSENEDAFNFCCNNIPFPYLPTVFEQCLAMMAAERHAEGYLPDTAGPRFDPDGRPVALVIEFKTTQLYSFNFSQTAHFYKEIETWFTKEISSAPTGLRNGWFVSQLSLYDLQQCLSSETLVVTSFSVALTFAMLLLTTWNIPLSIYGTATVGGSVFVTAGLLVLLEWQLSGLEALLISAAAGLSVDFAANYCISYSLAPHSDRLGRVAHSLKRMGCPVATGAGAYFCMGVIMLPATALLFRKLGIFLLLVKCVACGFATFFFQSLCCFFGPQKNCGQIFLPCTGTNMQYKEKGTENMLSPGSALEPASSNAAANGSFGCGGHSRMQREFEKGSDGGHLCPGQHRQRQRHRSEGRKPEQYELQPLACQMSDSFENSTCTSKLSNRPSVLSDDIQFRSLSPRGDIEALSIEGDSEDLSCQHFEVCNPPPALQTSSPYKENTLRPVVASPTNLTQERLLCRQCRSQSGSRKHWNVSTSSSSSMEDIVSSQPPDHQQSIPTERTTRSPFKDHPHRRLLSSQSSFDGLEDSNETCLSDIEPGPSVPQTLEETVRELKPGHLNGKRDTLRLSLKETVYETSSLGRGRTSQGDLPVILPNSKPDLPDVWIKREGRSGEGSC
- the disp2 gene encoding protein dispatched homolog 2 isoform X2 — its product is MEPRVTLLQTEGLRSSSCSLVRMSSSSQLYHQVSPDCSHLSPHPKRCRCCGHRQKDPGSPCPSLHSMTGSPHPDCSSDTTRTARGCSPSHVPSCHDTVHCHWLQGSHEGGAHHPLQHHVVTVSHEGICRIPRSYSQLIVEFPVAVLISCTIALLGCSLAGILIGPLPDFSDPLLGLEPRGTDIGNRLAAWAKLQENTGPGKPLSLLPQNLAGKSAGGFGHGSGQDTSRGVGRHQRRSRRMLDWAFAQESFFCDSPGERYAQLVFRSGNSASLWSLKAIRSMCEMEQARIRSHAHFQDLCEQDRPDTGGASTNRMCCPSWSLGNYLAVLNNATSCLSLTALQVSKSLTLLRQCAPYYHDRSLAPSCTERSKMGHCASVPSQCKHSSAVYQILHYLVDKDFLGPQTTGYQVPSLKYSLLFLPVEKGDPMLKIYLDNLEGRDLTYSNTTITGMDLGIKEQLFKYYLARDSVYPVLAVVMLLLTMALYLRSFFLSAMSLAAIMVSLFTSYFFYKVAFRLTFFPFLNIAAVLVLLGSYSNQAFTFIDLWRLQLSQKPPASLEKRVTRVLQEGGYLILASGLTASATFYSGYMSSITTIRCFAVYLGTASLISTLFSLVWLPCSLILRERYSATVALPGKPCCSLGPRGFWDTSSRKRCLFTMVRKLRGLKRGLSDTSDLLFLKILPCGVVKFRYIWVCWFAVLAAGGTYITFVDPGMKLPFSDSKVAQLFRSSHPFERYDLEYRHQFMFERLKSGEDKPMTITLVWGIHPVDNGDHLNPRSNGTLTTDPGFNMSSPEAQVWLRGLCGRIGNQSFYLPSSSPEGEFKWDNICFVEQLLHWVSIRRCSENEDAFNFCCNNIPFPYLPTVFEQCLAMMAAERHAEGYLPDTAGPRFDPDGRPVALVIEFKTTQLYSFNFSQTAHFYKEIETWFTKEISSAPTGLRNGWFVSQLSLYDLQQCLSSETLVVTSFSVALTFAMLLLTTWNIPLSIYGTATVGGSVFVTAGLLVLLEWQLSGLEALLISAAAGLSVDFAANYCISYSLAPHSDRLGRVAHSLKRMGCPVATGAGAYFCMGVIMLPATALLFRKLGIFLLLVKCVACGFATFFFQSLCCFFGPQKNCGQIFLPCTGTNMQYKEKGTENMLSPGSALEPASSNAAANGSFGCGGHSRMQREFEKGSDGGHLCPGQHRQRQRHRSEGRKPEQYELQPLACQMSDSFENSTCTSKLSNRPSVLSDDIQFRSLSPRGDIEALSIEGDSEDLSCQHFEVCNPPPALQTSSPYKENTLRPVVASPTNLTQERLLCRQCRSQSGSRKHWNVSTSSSSSMEDIVSSQPPDHQQSIPTERTTRSPFKDHPHRRLLSSQSSFDGLEDSNETCLSDIEPGPSVPQTLEETVRELKPGHLNGKRDTLRLSLKETVYETSSLGRGRTSQGDLPVILPNSKPDLPDVWIKREGRSGEGSC